A region from the uncultured Draconibacterium sp. genome encodes:
- the ahcY gene encoding adenosylhomocysteinase, with the protein MTVIVQKTMDYKIADISLADFGRKEIDIAEKEMPGLMAIREKFGPRKPLDGVRIMGSLHMTVQTAVLIETLVALGANVRWASCNIFSTQDHAAAAIAEAGIPVFAWKGETLEEYWWCTREAMSFPEGKGPQLIVDDGGDATLLIHKGFAAEKDASVLDVEPSSEEEGVILDLLKKTLKEDNQKWHRAVADWKGVSEETTTGVHRLYQMFEKGELLVPAINVNDSVTKSKFDNLYGCRESLADGIKRATDVMIAGKVVVVAGYGDVGKGCAHSMRSYGARVIVTEIDPICALQAAMEGFEVKTMEDALDEGNIYVTTTGNCDVITAEHMANMKDQAIVCNIGHFDNEIQVAQLEKWPGIQKLNIKPQVDKYTYQDGKSIFLLAEGRLVNLGCATGHPSFVMSNSFTNQSLAQIDLWENNYEVGVYTLSKKLDEEVARLHLQQIGVKLTELTEKQAAYLGVSKEGPFKADHYRY; encoded by the coding sequence ATGACAGTGATAGTTCAGAAAACAATGGATTACAAAATAGCAGATATTTCGTTAGCAGATTTTGGGCGAAAGGAAATTGATATTGCAGAGAAGGAAATGCCCGGTTTAATGGCCATCAGAGAAAAATTTGGGCCACGCAAACCCCTTGATGGCGTAAGAATAATGGGTAGTTTGCATATGACGGTACAAACTGCAGTGCTAATTGAAACGCTTGTAGCGCTTGGTGCCAATGTGCGTTGGGCCAGTTGTAATATTTTTTCAACACAAGACCATGCTGCAGCCGCCATTGCAGAAGCAGGTATTCCGGTATTTGCCTGGAAAGGCGAAACGCTTGAAGAATACTGGTGGTGCACCCGTGAAGCTATGAGTTTCCCCGAAGGAAAAGGACCGCAATTAATTGTTGATGATGGCGGTGATGCTACTTTGCTTATTCACAAAGGTTTTGCTGCCGAAAAAGATGCAAGTGTGTTGGATGTAGAGCCCTCGAGTGAAGAAGAAGGAGTAATTCTTGATTTGCTAAAAAAGACATTAAAAGAAGACAATCAAAAATGGCATCGGGCAGTTGCCGACTGGAAAGGTGTTTCGGAAGAAACAACAACCGGGGTGCATCGCTTGTACCAGATGTTTGAAAAAGGAGAATTGCTGGTGCCTGCTATAAATGTTAACGACTCGGTAACCAAATCGAAGTTTGATAATTTATATGGTTGTCGCGAATCGCTTGCCGATGGAATAAAACGTGCTACTGATGTTATGATTGCGGGTAAAGTAGTGGTTGTTGCCGGTTATGGCGATGTTGGAAAAGGTTGTGCCCACTCGATGAGGAGCTATGGCGCACGCGTAATTGTAACAGAAATTGATCCGATTTGTGCGCTTCAGGCCGCCATGGAAGGTTTTGAGGTAAAAACCATGGAAGATGCGCTGGATGAAGGAAATATATATGTTACCACCACCGGAAACTGTGATGTAATTACAGCCGAACACATGGCCAACATGAAAGACCAGGCTATTGTGTGCAATATTGGCCACTTTGATAACGAGATACAAGTTGCACAGCTTGAAAAATGGCCCGGAATACAAAAACTGAATATTAAACCACAAGTAGATAAATATACCTACCAGGATGGTAAAAGTATTTTCTTGTTGGCCGAAGGGCGCCTGGTGAATTTGGGATGTGCTACCGGCCATCCGTCGTTTGTAATGAGCAACTCATTTACCAATCAATCGTTGGCACAAATTGATTTGTGGGAAAATAACTACGAGGTTGGTGTTTATACCTTGTCGAAAAAACTGGATGAAGAGGTTGCACGTTTGCACCTACAGCAAATTGGTGTGAAATTAACGGAACTCACCGAGAAACAAGCCGCTTATTTGGGCGTGTCGAAAGAAGGGCCATTTAAAGCTGACCATTACAGATATTAA
- the greA gene encoding transcription elongation factor GreA, whose protein sequence is MSEVTYLTKDGLEKLKKELEHLMTVERPKISKQIGEAIEKGDISENAEYDAAKDAQGMLEAKIAQLKGKVANARILDESKIDTSQVQILNKVTIKNKKNNATMQYTLVPESEANLKEGKISVQTPIAKGLMGKKVGDVVEIKVPSGIIPFEIVEISI, encoded by the coding sequence ATGTCCGAAGTAACATATTTAACAAAAGACGGTTTAGAAAAGCTAAAGAAAGAATTGGAACACTTAATGACTGTTGAGCGTCCGAAGATTTCGAAGCAAATTGGAGAAGCTATTGAAAAAGGCGATATCTCTGAAAATGCCGAATACGATGCGGCCAAAGATGCCCAGGGAATGCTGGAGGCTAAAATTGCACAGCTAAAAGGGAAAGTTGCCAATGCCCGTATTCTTGACGAGTCGAAAATTGACACCTCGCAGGTGCAGATTTTGAATAAGGTGACGATAAAGAACAAAAAGAATAATGCTACCATGCAATATACTTTGGTTCCTGAAAGTGAAGCAAACCTTAAAGAAGGAAAAATATCGGTTCAAACACCTATTGCCAAAGGGTTAATGGGAAAAAAAGTTGGCGATGTAGTTGAAATAAAAGTTCCGTCCGGAATAATACCTTTTGAGATTGTAGAAATTTCAATTTAG
- a CDS encoding HIT family protein translates to MASIFTKIINGEIPAYKVAEDENYFAFLDIFPVGKGHTLVVPKKEVDYLFDLDDETYAGLQMFAKKVAKGLKKAIPCQKVGVLVLGLEVPHAHIHLVPMQNEADILNFSDKKKFTPEEFEAIKNLIAENID, encoded by the coding sequence ATGGCAAGCATATTTACCAAAATAATTAACGGAGAAATTCCTGCCTACAAAGTAGCAGAAGACGAGAATTATTTTGCATTTCTCGACATATTTCCGGTAGGCAAAGGACATACTTTGGTTGTTCCTAAAAAAGAGGTGGATTACCTTTTCGACCTGGATGACGAGACTTATGCCGGTTTGCAAATGTTTGCCAAAAAAGTGGCAAAGGGTTTAAAAAAAGCAATTCCTTGCCAAAAGGTGGGTGTTTTGGTTTTAGGCCTCGAGGTACCGCATGCTCACATTCATTTGGTGCCCATGCAAAATGAAGCCGACATTCTGAATTTTTCGGATAAAAAGAAATTCACACCCGAAGAATTTGAAGCAATAAAAAATCTGATTGCAGAAAATATTGATTGA
- the dnaE gene encoding DNA polymerase III subunit alpha produces the protein MVPFTHLHVHSQYSILDGAASISDLVNKAKEDEMPALALTDHGTMFGIKEFHAACSKAEIKPILGCETYVAARSINSKSDKVDRSGHHLILLAKNRTGYRNLIKLISVANTSGFYYKPRIDKELLEKHHEGLIASSACLGGEIPQLLMANHMKDAEEAILWYKNLFGDDYYLELMRHPAQSQREREEVYDWQVKVNKLLVPLAKKMGVKLIATNDIHFTNEADAEAHDLLICLNTGKDFDDPNRMRYTKQEWFKTQAEMNQLFSDLPEALANTNEIAEKVETFELNSAPIMPVFPIPEEIGTEESFKEKYSEADLREEFGDSAFERLGGYEKVIRVKLESAFLEHLTFEGAKERYGDPLEKSVEDRLIFELNTIKTMGYPGYFLITQDFINWAKDNGVIVGPGRGSAAGAAVSYCAGITNIDPIKYDLLFERFLNPDRISLPDVDIDFDDDGRQLVLEYVTNKYGQDKVAHICTFGTMATKSSIRDVARVLKLPLPEADRLAKLVPDAPKMSFKKAFKESNELAQEKNSPVELVVDTLNYAEKLEGSVRNTGVHACGILISRDTLTDHIPLMPTKDEEHLLTTQYDGRFVEDIGLLKMDFLGLKTLSIIKECLENIRLSKGIEIDINDIPLDDTTTFELFSHGETTAIFQFESDGMKKHLRDLKPNRFEDLVAMNALYRPGPMEYIPDYIARKHGKQKVDYDVPMMEKYLSDTYGITVFQEQVMLLSRLLAGFTRGDSDTLRKAMGKKIMAVMNKLKVKFVDGCKANRQFVDECKNKGKTTDEVIEKIWKDWEAFASYAFNKSHSVCYAYIAYQTGYLKAHYPAEFMAANLSRNLNNITDITKLMTECKRMKLNVLGPDVNESFIKFTANKIGDIRFGMGAIKGVGAGAVQNIIDVRKEQGEFKTIYDLVENISLQTVNKKNLEALAMAGAFDNLQGLTRSCFFAGEHENDDTNFIEKLIKYGNRIQLEAQSAQQSLFGGMGAAQDIQKPPVPKVDEWAKLILLEKEKNLIGIYLTAHPLDDYKLEITNFCSKDVALKDLNNDISKYKEKDFTFGGMVTAAREGQSKNGNMYAVMTLSDYTDSKELFFFGNDYVNFSKYCKVGIFIMVKGSVKQRFNSDFYEFKVNKIELLDDVRENYIKSITINIPLKALNESLVKQIDNLSKEYKGKALLKFNVFDPENNMHIEMFSRTTRVNPLDSFLNFFDQQAEMSYRIN, from the coding sequence ATGGTACCTTTTACGCATTTACACGTACACTCGCAGTACTCAATTTTAGATGGGGCGGCCAGCATTAGCGACCTGGTAAACAAAGCAAAAGAAGATGAAATGCCGGCTTTGGCTTTAACCGATCATGGAACCATGTTCGGCATTAAAGAGTTTCATGCAGCCTGTTCAAAAGCTGAAATTAAACCAATTTTAGGCTGCGAAACTTATGTGGCTGCACGGTCAATCAACAGTAAAAGTGATAAGGTCGATCGCTCGGGACATCACCTGATACTTCTCGCAAAGAATCGAACCGGGTACCGTAATCTGATTAAGCTGATATCGGTAGCCAACACCTCCGGGTTTTACTACAAACCGCGAATTGACAAGGAGTTGCTCGAGAAACACCATGAGGGATTAATCGCATCGTCGGCTTGTTTGGGGGGAGAGATTCCGCAACTACTGATGGCCAACCACATGAAAGATGCTGAAGAAGCTATTTTGTGGTATAAAAATTTATTTGGCGATGATTATTACCTGGAGTTAATGCGGCATCCGGCACAATCGCAGCGCGAACGCGAAGAAGTGTACGACTGGCAGGTAAAAGTAAATAAGCTGCTGGTTCCGTTAGCTAAAAAGATGGGTGTTAAATTAATTGCCACCAACGATATTCACTTTACAAACGAGGCAGACGCCGAAGCACACGACCTGCTGATTTGTTTAAATACAGGGAAGGATTTTGATGATCCGAACCGCATGCGTTACACCAAGCAAGAGTGGTTTAAAACCCAGGCCGAAATGAATCAGCTGTTTAGCGACCTGCCGGAGGCATTGGCTAACACCAACGAAATTGCAGAAAAAGTTGAAACATTCGAATTAAACTCGGCACCTATTATGCCGGTGTTCCCAATACCCGAAGAAATTGGGACTGAGGAAAGTTTTAAAGAAAAATATTCGGAAGCTGACTTACGCGAGGAATTTGGCGATTCGGCATTTGAACGTCTTGGCGGTTATGAAAAAGTAATCCGTGTAAAACTCGAATCGGCATTTTTAGAACACCTTACCTTCGAAGGGGCAAAGGAAAGGTATGGCGATCCGCTTGAAAAAAGTGTGGAGGACCGGCTGATTTTCGAGCTGAATACCATTAAAACGATGGGCTATCCGGGATACTTCCTGATTACGCAGGATTTTATCAACTGGGCCAAAGACAATGGAGTAATCGTTGGGCCCGGACGTGGCTCGGCCGCCGGTGCCGCTGTTTCGTATTGCGCAGGTATCACTAATATCGACCCTATTAAATACGACTTGCTTTTCGAGCGTTTCCTGAATCCCGATCGGATATCGCTTCCCGATGTTGATATTGATTTTGATGACGATGGAAGACAATTGGTACTGGAATACGTGACCAACAAATACGGACAGGATAAAGTAGCACACATCTGTACCTTCGGAACCATGGCCACCAAATCCTCCATAAGAGATGTGGCGCGGGTATTAAAACTGCCATTGCCCGAGGCCGACAGGTTGGCAAAACTGGTGCCCGATGCGCCAAAAATGAGCTTTAAAAAAGCCTTTAAAGAAAGCAACGAACTGGCGCAGGAAAAGAATTCGCCGGTAGAGCTGGTGGTTGATACGCTTAACTATGCCGAAAAGCTGGAAGGTTCGGTGCGGAATACCGGTGTACACGCCTGCGGAATTCTAATTAGTCGCGATACGCTAACCGACCATATTCCGTTGATGCCCACCAAAGACGAAGAGCATTTGCTGACAACTCAGTACGATGGCCGCTTTGTAGAAGATATCGGGTTGCTGAAAATGGATTTCCTGGGACTAAAAACATTATCAATCATTAAAGAATGTCTCGAGAATATCCGTCTGTCAAAAGGGATTGAGATTGATATAAACGATATTCCGCTGGATGATACCACAACTTTTGAGCTCTTTAGCCACGGTGAAACTACTGCCATTTTTCAGTTTGAATCGGACGGAATGAAAAAGCACCTGCGCGATTTGAAACCAAACCGTTTTGAAGACCTGGTGGCAATGAATGCACTGTATCGTCCGGGACCAATGGAATACATTCCCGATTATATTGCCCGTAAACATGGCAAACAAAAAGTAGATTACGATGTGCCCATGATGGAAAAGTACCTTAGTGATACCTATGGTATTACCGTTTTCCAGGAACAGGTGATGTTACTCTCGCGCTTGTTAGCCGGGTTTACACGCGGCGACTCGGATACCCTGCGAAAGGCAATGGGTAAAAAGATTATGGCTGTAATGAATAAACTAAAAGTAAAGTTTGTTGACGGCTGTAAGGCAAACCGGCAATTTGTTGACGAATGCAAAAACAAAGGCAAAACAACCGACGAGGTAATTGAAAAAATCTGGAAAGACTGGGAAGCATTTGCCTCGTACGCTTTTAATAAATCGCACTCGGTATGTTATGCATACATTGCTTACCAAACTGGCTATTTAAAAGCACATTACCCCGCAGAGTTTATGGCTGCCAACCTTAGCCGAAACCTGAACAATATTACCGATATTACCAAGCTGATGACCGAGTGCAAGCGCATGAAACTTAATGTGTTGGGCCCTGATGTAAATGAAAGTTTTATCAAGTTTACTGCCAATAAAATTGGTGATATCCGTTTTGGAATGGGGGCAATTAAAGGCGTGGGAGCCGGTGCTGTCCAAAATATTATTGATGTGCGAAAGGAGCAAGGTGAATTTAAAACCATTTACGACCTGGTGGAGAACATAAGCCTGCAAACCGTAAACAAAAAGAACCTTGAGGCCCTGGCAATGGCCGGTGCTTTTGATAACCTGCAGGGATTAACCCGTAGCTGCTTTTTTGCCGGAGAACATGAAAATGATGATACCAACTTTATCGAGAAATTAATTAAATACGGTAATCGCATACAACTAGAGGCACAAAGTGCTCAGCAAAGCTTGTTTGGGGGCATGGGCGCAGCGCAGGATATACAAAAACCTCCGGTGCCCAAGGTGGATGAATGGGCCAAGCTAATACTGCTCGAAAAAGAAAAGAACCTGATTGGTATTTACCTTACCGCCCATCCACTTGATGATTATAAATTGGAGATTACCAATTTTTGCTCCAAAGATGTAGCCCTAAAAGACCTGAACAACGACATCTCGAAGTACAAGGAGAAAGATTTTACTTTTGGCGGAATGGTAACTGCTGCGCGCGAAGGACAATCGAAAAACGGAAATATGTATGCTGTGATGACCCTGTCTGACTACACCGACTCAAAAGAACTTTTCTTTTTTGGTAACGACTATGTAAACTTTAGTAAGTATTGCAAAGTGGGAATTTTTATCATGGTTAAAGGCTCGGTAAAACAACGGTTCAATAGCGATTTTTACGAATTTAAAGTGAATAAAATTGAACTGCTCGACGATGTTCGCGAGAATTACATAAAAAGTATAACCATAAATATTCCGCTTAAAGCTCTGAATGAGAGCCTGGTAAAACAAATTGATAATTTGTCAAAAGAGTACAAAGGCAAGGCCTTGTTAAAGTTTAATGTTTTCGATCCGGAAAACAATATGCACATTGAAATGTTTTCAAGAACAACACGGGTAAATCCTTTGGATAGTTTTCTGAACTTTTTTGACCAACAGGCCGAAATGAGTTACAGAATTAATTAG